The following proteins come from a genomic window of Sebastes fasciatus isolate fSebFas1 chromosome 6, fSebFas1.pri, whole genome shotgun sequence:
- the tas2r202 gene encoding taste receptor, type 2, member 202, whose product MDKMSLWVLTGLLAVTTVFFNVYIFLMSLWNYRQKKKWSPSETIIVALSVADVAHQLVCYFWMTMDEVDSKCRISELPYAVMLLSIYSLKFTIMWETSFLTFYYSTKLVNTPNRCYTHIQAAILKHVTLAVCLIPLCGVGTCMPMLAVFNSDNFTVPNKDCGVLMPQNPSGKIYEAMYLLLADVLPGVLMVKCCISISLHLATHLRHMKAITNGAHGPKLGSQMRVIRMALSLVAVFILFLVIDLYVNYEISVNHQNIIGLTFFFTSIFTTVTAVVLIYGKKTFWKALVHDFNVCLDEYPCLSCLKVPEQNAKPSSAPAKVKT is encoded by the coding sequence ATGGATAAAATGAGCCTCTGGGTATTGACAGGCCTGTTGGCCGTCACTACCGTCTTCTTTAACGTCTACATCTTCTTGATGAGTCTGTGGAACTACAGGCAGAAAAAGAAGTGGAGTCCCAGCGAAACCATCATCGTGGCTCTGTCGGTGGCCGACGTGGCCCACCAGCTCGTCTGCTACTTCTGGATGACCATGGACGAGGTGGACAGCAAGTGCCGCATCTCCGAGCTGCCCTACGCCGTCATGCTGCTGTCCATCTACAGCCTCAAGTTCACCATCATGTGGGAAACCAGCTTTCTCACTTTCTACTACAGCACCAAGCTGGTGAACACGCCCAACCGCTGCTACACGCACATCCAAGCCGCCATCCTCAAGCACGTGACCTTGGCCGTTTGTCTCATTCCTCTGTGCGGCGTGGGCACCTGCATGCCGATGCTGGCTGTGTTTAACTCTGACAACTTCACCGTGCCGAACAAAGATTGTGGGGTTTTGATGCCCCAAAACCCCTCCGGCAAGATCTACGAGGCCATGTACCTGCTCCTCGCCGACGTGCTGCCGGGGGTGCTCATGGTGAAATGCTGCATCTCAATCTCCCTCCACCTGGCTACCCATCTCCGCCACATGAAAGCCATCACCAACGGAGCCCACGGGCCAAAGCTGGGCAGCCAGATGAGGGTGATCCGGATGGCTCTGTCCCTAGTGGCCgtcttcatcctcttcctcgTGATCGACCTGTACGTCAACTACGAGATATCGGTGAACCACCAGAACATCATCGGGCTCACGTTCTTCTTCACCTCCATCTTCACGACCGTCACCGCCGTGGTGCTCATCTACGGGAAGAAGACTTTCTGGAAAGCTCTGGTGCACGACTTTAACGTCTGCCTGGATGAATATCCGTGTTTGTCTTGTCTGAAGGTGCCCGAACAAAATGCCAAACCCAGCAGCGCTCCTGCGAAAGTTAAAACCTGA
- the vsig8b gene encoding V-set and immunoglobulin domain-containing protein 8b, which produces MEPVFTSVRLKVAVLFLLTIGLERDMTEAMQVTSSGPQTIQKGQGETVTLGCTYSPGPQDTGELDIEWSNVMPDMTQKDHLILSYSAGLMHHYGDPSFSKRLKFIADPKLGDASISLSDLRHTDTATYQCKVKRAPGVDMRKVTLVVLVPPSVPKCWVEGAEEKGGPVSLRCKSSQGSTPLGYTWRRESGGAIPPTAIQNLETGELLIKNHTDSNIGSYVCEAKNAVGAKQCKYALHAYNPTNKTGVIVGAVIGAILLLLLLLFLIWLLICCCHKRRYQKEVANEIREDAQAPESRPSSRNSSFRSVLAYRTHPGVQYSSVRKNLPSVSESAPSPIYTGESNGILKPNAAGEGRPPLNYDHRYGYPV; this is translated from the exons ATGGAGCCTGTGTTCACCAGCGTGAGGCTAAAGGTGGCCGTGCTGTTTCTGCTAACAATTGGGCTGGAGAGAG ACATGACGGAGGCGATGCAGGTGACGTCCTCGGGGCCACAGACCATCCAAAAGGGCCAGGGGGAGACGGTGACCTTGGGATGCACCTACTCCCCCGGCCCCCAGGACACGGGGGAGCTGGACATCGAGTGGTCCAACGTCATGCCGGACATGACGCAGAAAGACCATCTG ATCTTATCGTATTCAGCGGGCCTGATGCACCACTACGGTGACCCCAGCTTCTCCAAGAGGCTCAAGTTCATAGCAGACCCCAAGCTGGGGGAcgcttccatctctctctctgatctgAGGCACACAGACACAGCCACCTACCAGTGCAAAGTCAAGAGGGCGCCGGGTGTCGACATGAGAAAAGTCACTCTGGTGGTGTTGG TTCCCCCATCGGTGCCAAAGTGTTGGGTTGAAGGCGCAGAGGAGAAAGGTGGCCCGGTCTCCCTTCGTTGCAAATCCTCTCAGGGATCCACTCCTCTCGGCTacacatggaggagagagagtggaggCGCAATACCACCAACTGCAATCCAAA ACCTAGAGACTGGGGAGCTTTTGATAAAGAACCACACAGACAGCAACATTGGAAGTTACGTGTGTGAGGCAAAAAACGCCGTGGGCGCAAAACAGTGTAAATACGCACTGCATGCATACAACC CTACCAATAAGACGGGTGTCATAGTTGGGGCTGTGATAGGTGctatcctgctgctgctcctcctcctgtttctcATCTGGCTCCTGATCTGCTGCTGCCACAAGCGTCGCTATCAGAAGGAGGTCGCCAATGAAATAAG GGAGGATGCCCAGGCTCCAGAGAGCAGACCCTCCAGCAGGAACTCTAGTTTCCGCTCAGTGTTGGCGTACCGCACCCACCCCGGGGTGCAATACAGCTCCGTGAGGAAGAACCTGCCCAGTGTCAGTGAATCAGCCCCCAGTCCCATCTACACCGGCGAGAGTAACGGCATATTAAAGCCGAATGCTGCAGGGGAGGGCCGTCCTCCTCTCAATTATGACCATCGATATGGATACCCTGTGTAG
- the LOC141769535 gene encoding leucine-rich repeat transmembrane neuronal protein 4-like isoform X1: MGSVMLDRRLSCLLLQAAALLLLSEGERMCPASCRCEGKIVYCESGIFQGIPENITAGCQGLSLRYNSLLVLLPYQFAHLNQLIWLYLDHNAIRDMDALAFHGVRRLKELILSSNKITHLHNNTFSAIPNLRNLDLSYNQLQSLQPWHFYGLRKLQNLHLRSNGLKQILIRTFLECRSLEFLDLGYNRLRSLTRTTFLGLYKLKELHLEHNQFSRINFFIFPRLTNLQALYLQWNRIRSISQGVPWTWHKLQKLDVSGNEIQILDPAVFQCMPNLQTLNLESNKLSGVPVEAVAAWTSLTTVSLAGNAWDCSPSICPLMGWLRNFKDSKDISMICSSPKSVQGERVVDVVKNHSTCADASNVFSTTVLVALTSTQVVNITAHFDLTTDPGTESPVQRLTSSPVRPSGTDRKTTESTNVSSPISPEPPASFIPELQFEHMAFHKIIAGSVALFLSVALILLVIYVSWRRYPNTMRQLQQHSVNHKRRKKARKQEQDLNSQLQEYYLSYHSNSDTMDTLVNETRPCTCTISGSIECEV; this comes from the exons ATGG GTTCTGTGATGTTGGACAGGAGGTTATCATGTCTTCTTCTGCAGGCAGCCGCCTTGCTGCTGCTCAGCGAGGGGGAGAGGATGTGCCCCGCGAGTTGTCGCTGCGAAGGCAAGATTGTTTACTGCGAGTCTGGCATCTTCCAAGGCATCCCAGAAAACATCACGGCGGGATGCCAGGGTCTGTCTCTGCGCTATAACAGCCTGCTGGTTCTGTTGCCGTACCAGTTCGCTCACCTCAATCAGCTTATCTGGCTTTATTTGGACCACAACGCCATCCGAGATATGGACGCTTTAGCCTTCCATGGCGTGCGCAGGCTCAAGGAACTCATCCTCAGCTCCAACAAAATCACTCATCTGCACAACAACACGTTCAGCGCCATACCCAACTTGCGGAATCTGGACCTATCCTACAATCAGCTGCAGTCTCTGCAGCCGTGGCATTTTTATGGTCTGCGCAAGCTACAGAATCTCCACCTTCGATCTAACGGCCTGAAGCAGATCCTCATCCGTACGTTTCTGGAGTGCCGCAGCTTGGAGTTTTTGGACTTGGGTTACAATCGCTTGCGGAGCCTCACCCGCACGACCTTCTTAGGGCTGTACAAGTTGAAAGAACTCCACTTAGAGCACAATCAGTTTTCCAGGATTAATTTCTTCATTTTCCCGCGCCTCACCAACCTCCAGGCGCTTTATTTGCAATGGAACCGCATACGCTCCATCAGTCAAGGCGTGCCGTGGACCTGGCACAAGCTACAGAAGTTGGACGTGTCGGGGAACGAGATCCAAATCTTGGACCCGGCGGTTTTCCAGTGCATGCCGAACTTACAAACGCTCAACCTCGAGTCCAACAAGCTCAGCGGCGTGCCTGTGGAAGCCGTGGCGGCGTGGACCTCGCTGACCACCGTCAGCCTGGCCGGTAACGCCTGGGACTGCAGCCCCAGTATCTGCCCTCTCATGGGGTGGCTCCGAAACTTCAAAGACTCCAAAGACATCAGCATGATATGCAGCAGTCCCAAATCCGTGCAGGGCGAGCGAGTCGTGGATGTGGTGAAGAATCACTCGACGTGTGCGGACGCGTCAAATGTTTTCTCAACCACCGTTCTTGTTGCTCTGACTTCCACCCAAGTTGTGAACATCACAGCTCACTTTGACCTTACAACAGACCCTGGTACCGAGTCGCCCGTACAGAGGTTAACCTCTTCACCTGTCCGTCCAAGtgggacagacagaaagacaacagAGTCCACAAACGTGAGCTCACCCATCTCCCCTGAGCCCCCTGCATCATTCATCCCAGAGCTACAGTTTGAACATATGGCTTTCCATAAAATCATTGCAGGCAGCGTAGCCCTGTTCCTGTCAGTGGCATTGATCCTCCTGGTTATTTATGTCTCGTGGAGGCGCTACCCCAACACCATgaggcagctgcagcagcactcAGTCAACCACAAGCGCAGGAAAAAGGCCCGCAAGCAGGAGCAGGACCTTAACTCCCAGCTGCAAGAGTACTACCTGAGCTACCACTCGAACTCGGACACGATGGACACGTTGGTGAACGAGACGAGGCCGTGCACGTGCACCATATCAGGCTCCATCGAGTGCGAGGTCTGA
- the LOC141769535 gene encoding leucine-rich repeat transmembrane neuronal protein 4-like isoform X2, translated as MLDRRLSCLLLQAAALLLLSEGERMCPASCRCEGKIVYCESGIFQGIPENITAGCQGLSLRYNSLLVLLPYQFAHLNQLIWLYLDHNAIRDMDALAFHGVRRLKELILSSNKITHLHNNTFSAIPNLRNLDLSYNQLQSLQPWHFYGLRKLQNLHLRSNGLKQILIRTFLECRSLEFLDLGYNRLRSLTRTTFLGLYKLKELHLEHNQFSRINFFIFPRLTNLQALYLQWNRIRSISQGVPWTWHKLQKLDVSGNEIQILDPAVFQCMPNLQTLNLESNKLSGVPVEAVAAWTSLTTVSLAGNAWDCSPSICPLMGWLRNFKDSKDISMICSSPKSVQGERVVDVVKNHSTCADASNVFSTTVLVALTSTQVVNITAHFDLTTDPGTESPVQRLTSSPVRPSGTDRKTTESTNVSSPISPEPPASFIPELQFEHMAFHKIIAGSVALFLSVALILLVIYVSWRRYPNTMRQLQQHSVNHKRRKKARKQEQDLNSQLQEYYLSYHSNSDTMDTLVNETRPCTCTISGSIECEV; from the coding sequence ATGTTGGACAGGAGGTTATCATGTCTTCTTCTGCAGGCAGCCGCCTTGCTGCTGCTCAGCGAGGGGGAGAGGATGTGCCCCGCGAGTTGTCGCTGCGAAGGCAAGATTGTTTACTGCGAGTCTGGCATCTTCCAAGGCATCCCAGAAAACATCACGGCGGGATGCCAGGGTCTGTCTCTGCGCTATAACAGCCTGCTGGTTCTGTTGCCGTACCAGTTCGCTCACCTCAATCAGCTTATCTGGCTTTATTTGGACCACAACGCCATCCGAGATATGGACGCTTTAGCCTTCCATGGCGTGCGCAGGCTCAAGGAACTCATCCTCAGCTCCAACAAAATCACTCATCTGCACAACAACACGTTCAGCGCCATACCCAACTTGCGGAATCTGGACCTATCCTACAATCAGCTGCAGTCTCTGCAGCCGTGGCATTTTTATGGTCTGCGCAAGCTACAGAATCTCCACCTTCGATCTAACGGCCTGAAGCAGATCCTCATCCGTACGTTTCTGGAGTGCCGCAGCTTGGAGTTTTTGGACTTGGGTTACAATCGCTTGCGGAGCCTCACCCGCACGACCTTCTTAGGGCTGTACAAGTTGAAAGAACTCCACTTAGAGCACAATCAGTTTTCCAGGATTAATTTCTTCATTTTCCCGCGCCTCACCAACCTCCAGGCGCTTTATTTGCAATGGAACCGCATACGCTCCATCAGTCAAGGCGTGCCGTGGACCTGGCACAAGCTACAGAAGTTGGACGTGTCGGGGAACGAGATCCAAATCTTGGACCCGGCGGTTTTCCAGTGCATGCCGAACTTACAAACGCTCAACCTCGAGTCCAACAAGCTCAGCGGCGTGCCTGTGGAAGCCGTGGCGGCGTGGACCTCGCTGACCACCGTCAGCCTGGCCGGTAACGCCTGGGACTGCAGCCCCAGTATCTGCCCTCTCATGGGGTGGCTCCGAAACTTCAAAGACTCCAAAGACATCAGCATGATATGCAGCAGTCCCAAATCCGTGCAGGGCGAGCGAGTCGTGGATGTGGTGAAGAATCACTCGACGTGTGCGGACGCGTCAAATGTTTTCTCAACCACCGTTCTTGTTGCTCTGACTTCCACCCAAGTTGTGAACATCACAGCTCACTTTGACCTTACAACAGACCCTGGTACCGAGTCGCCCGTACAGAGGTTAACCTCTTCACCTGTCCGTCCAAGtgggacagacagaaagacaacagAGTCCACAAACGTGAGCTCACCCATCTCCCCTGAGCCCCCTGCATCATTCATCCCAGAGCTACAGTTTGAACATATGGCTTTCCATAAAATCATTGCAGGCAGCGTAGCCCTGTTCCTGTCAGTGGCATTGATCCTCCTGGTTATTTATGTCTCGTGGAGGCGCTACCCCAACACCATgaggcagctgcagcagcactcAGTCAACCACAAGCGCAGGAAAAAGGCCCGCAAGCAGGAGCAGGACCTTAACTCCCAGCTGCAAGAGTACTACCTGAGCTACCACTCGAACTCGGACACGATGGACACGTTGGTGAACGAGACGAGGCCGTGCACGTGCACCATATCAGGCTCCATCGAGTGCGAGGTCTGA